From a region of the Anaerobaca lacustris genome:
- the amrS gene encoding AmmeMemoRadiSam system radical SAM enzyme: MANEGKLKEAVLWEPAEGKRVRCVLCGFRCRIDDGKLGHCCVRQNVGGTLYSLNYDKVCAANPDPIEKKPLFHFQPGTRSFSVAAIGCNFRCEFCQNWQISQVAVDGGQIDGQAVKPEQIVAAALRSDCRSIAYTYTEPTVFMELCADCGRLAKEKGLANVFVSNGYMTREAIDFAADWLDGINVDLKAFTDDYYRRLCKARLQPVLDTIATIARQTDIWIEVTTLLVPGENDSEDELKHLADFLVRQAGPDVPWHISRFQPQYRYADGRPTPMESLQRAERIGREAGLRYVYLGNVPGARSESTFCHGCGRMLIERVGFRIVANEIQDSRCPQCGTEIAGFEL; the protein is encoded by the coding sequence ATGGCAAACGAAGGCAAACTGAAGGAGGCGGTGCTGTGGGAGCCTGCGGAGGGCAAGCGGGTCCGCTGCGTGCTGTGCGGCTTTCGCTGCCGGATCGACGACGGCAAGCTGGGGCATTGCTGCGTGCGGCAGAACGTGGGCGGCACGCTGTATTCGCTCAACTACGACAAGGTCTGCGCCGCCAATCCGGACCCGATCGAGAAGAAGCCGCTGTTCCATTTCCAGCCGGGCACGAGGAGCTTCTCGGTCGCTGCGATCGGGTGCAACTTCCGCTGCGAGTTCTGCCAGAACTGGCAGATCAGCCAGGTGGCCGTCGACGGCGGACAGATCGACGGGCAGGCGGTGAAACCCGAGCAGATCGTGGCGGCGGCCCTCCGCAGCGACTGCCGGAGCATCGCCTATACCTACACCGAGCCGACCGTGTTCATGGAGCTGTGCGCCGATTGCGGCCGGCTGGCGAAGGAAAAGGGCCTGGCAAACGTCTTCGTCAGCAACGGGTACATGACGCGCGAGGCCATCGACTTCGCGGCCGATTGGCTCGATGGGATCAACGTCGATCTCAAGGCGTTCACCGACGACTACTACCGGCGGCTGTGCAAGGCCCGATTGCAGCCGGTGCTGGATACGATCGCGACCATCGCCCGGCAGACCGATATCTGGATCGAGGTCACGACGCTGCTGGTTCCGGGCGAGAACGACTCGGAGGACGAGCTGAAGCACCTTGCCGATTTCCTCGTCCGGCAGGCCGGCCCGGACGTTCCCTGGCACATCAGCCGGTTCCAGCCCCAGTACCGGTATGCCGACGGGCGTCCGACGCCGATGGAGAGCCTTCAACGGGCCGAACGGATCGGCAGGGAGGCGGGGCTTCGCTACGTCTACCTGGGCAACGTGCCCGGCGCCCGGTCGGAGAGCACGTTCTGTCACGGATGCGGACGCATGCTGATCGAACGCGTCGGCTTTCGCATCGTCGCCAATGAGATTCAGGACTCCAGGTGCCCGCAGTGCGGCACGGAGATTGCAGGTTTCGAGCTTTGA
- a CDS encoding 4-phosphoerythronate dehydrogenase, producing the protein MKIFADGNIPFVRECFSSVGDVEIMGGREMTPEAVANADALLVRSITRVDERLLSGSAVKFVATATIGFDHIDLDCLDARHIGFASAPGSNATSAAEYVIAALLEIGQRHGIRLDGRSIGVIGVGNVGGRVAARCEALGMHVRRNDPPLQRRTGDPKYVPIEAVFDCDFITMHTPLTREGADNTYHLADERFFSSLKQGAVFVNASRGAVVDSQALKAAIAVKRLKAVALDVWENEPNIDVDLLDAVDLGSPHIAGYSLDGKIAGLIMIYQALCEHFGLPAKFDVGDFLPAPDVATIELPDEVGDEQDAIASAVEKVYSIVRDDRDLRRIVGEPPEARGRFFDALRKNYPVRREFHNTTVVVPEPGGALVRKLLGIGFKVKGRRREDDV; encoded by the coding sequence ATGAAGATTTTCGCAGATGGGAATATCCCTTTCGTTCGCGAGTGCTTTTCGTCGGTCGGAGATGTGGAGATCATGGGCGGGCGCGAGATGACGCCGGAGGCGGTTGCCAACGCCGATGCGCTGCTCGTGCGGAGCATCACCCGCGTCGACGAGCGTCTCCTTTCGGGCAGCGCGGTGAAGTTCGTCGCCACCGCCACGATCGGCTTCGACCACATCGATCTCGACTGCCTCGATGCGCGCCACATCGGCTTCGCCTCGGCGCCGGGCTCCAACGCCACTTCGGCGGCCGAGTACGTGATCGCGGCATTGCTGGAGATCGGGCAACGCCACGGCATCCGCCTCGACGGCCGGTCCATCGGCGTGATCGGGGTCGGCAACGTCGGCGGGCGCGTCGCGGCCAGGTGCGAGGCGCTGGGGATGCACGTGCGACGCAACGATCCGCCCCTCCAGCGGCGGACCGGCGATCCGAAATACGTGCCCATCGAGGCGGTGTTCGACTGCGACTTCATCACGATGCACACGCCGCTGACGCGGGAAGGGGCCGACAATACGTATCATCTGGCGGACGAGAGGTTCTTCTCGTCGCTCAAGCAGGGGGCGGTCTTCGTCAACGCCTCGCGCGGCGCCGTCGTGGATTCGCAGGCCCTCAAAGCCGCCATTGCGGTCAAGCGTCTGAAGGCCGTGGCTCTGGACGTCTGGGAGAACGAGCCGAACATCGACGTCGATCTGCTCGATGCGGTCGATCTGGGCTCGCCGCACATTGCCGGCTACTCGCTGGACGGCAAGATCGCCGGCCTGATTATGATCTACCAGGCCCTTTGCGAGCACTTCGGCCTGCCGGCGAAGTTCGACGTGGGCGATTTCCTGCCCGCTCCCGACGTGGCGACGATCGAGTTGCCCGACGAGGTGGGCGACGAGCAGGACGCCATCGCATCGGCCGTGGAGAAGGTCTATTCCATCGTCCGGGACGACCGGGACCTGAGGCGGATCGTCGGCGAGCCGCCCGAGGCGAGGGGGCGGTTCTTCGATGCCCTGCGAAAGAACTACCCGGTGCGACGGGAGTTCCACAACACGACGGTCGTCGTGCCTGAGCCGGGAGGGGCCCTGGTGCGCAAGCTTCTGGGGATCGGTTTCAAGGTGAAAGGGCGGCGACGTGAAGACGACGTCTGA
- the folP gene encoding dihydropteroate synthase, which produces MKTTSDDVLQWPGGSLDFSSGTRIMGVLNVTPDSFSDGGQFLDADRAVAHGLEMASQGAAILDVGGESTRPGAASVPPAEQIRRVVPVIEALTDQVDVPISIDACDVEVVRAALEAGASILNDITALADDSMAALAAERQVPVVLMHMQGTPETMQAEPHYDDAVADVLHFLLERARRAESFGIAGERVWIDPGIGFGKTAEHNLLLLKHIGRFVATGYRVLVGTSRKRFIGTITGRERPADRVFGTAATVALCAAAGVSIVRVHDVAAMQDVLKVVRAVRER; this is translated from the coding sequence GTGAAGACGACGTCTGACGATGTGCTTCAGTGGCCGGGCGGCTCTCTGGATTTCTCGTCGGGCACTCGGATCATGGGCGTGCTGAATGTCACGCCCGACTCGTTCAGTGACGGCGGGCAGTTCCTGGATGCCGACAGGGCGGTCGCGCACGGTCTGGAGATGGCCTCGCAAGGGGCGGCCATTCTCGACGTCGGCGGCGAGTCCACGCGGCCCGGCGCCGCCTCCGTCCCGCCGGCCGAGCAGATTCGCCGCGTGGTCCCGGTGATCGAGGCGTTGACAGATCAGGTCGATGTCCCGATCAGCATCGACGCATGCGATGTCGAGGTGGTGCGGGCGGCTTTGGAAGCGGGCGCGTCGATCCTCAACGACATCACCGCTTTGGCTGACGACAGCATGGCGGCATTGGCGGCGGAGCGGCAGGTCCCCGTCGTGCTGATGCACATGCAGGGAACGCCCGAGACGATGCAGGCCGAGCCGCACTACGACGACGCGGTCGCGGACGTCCTGCACTTTTTGCTCGAGCGCGCCAGGCGGGCCGAGTCGTTCGGCATCGCCGGCGAGCGGGTCTGGATCGATCCGGGGATCGGGTTCGGCAAGACGGCCGAGCACAATCTGCTGCTGCTCAAACACATCGGACGATTCGTCGCGACGGGCTACCGCGTGTTGGTGGGCACGAGCCGCAAGCGATTCATCGGGACGATCACGGGTCGCGAGAGGCCCGCCGATCGTGTGTTCGGCACGGCGGCGACGGTGGCGCTGTGTGCGGCGGCGGGGGTGTCCATCGTGCGAGTCCACGACGTGGCGGCGATGCAGGATGTGCTGAAGGTCGTTCGCGCGGTTCGGGAGCGTTGA
- a CDS encoding Sec-independent protein translocase subunit TatA/TatB has translation MIDSTQHVLAWMPGHWEWLVILIVALLIFGRRLPEIARSVGKSLTEFKKGINEAKESSDELVDDVRKVKDDVVKDAKDASGIDDPDLKS, from the coding sequence ATGATTGACTCGACGCAACACGTCCTGGCGTGGATGCCCGGCCACTGGGAGTGGCTGGTGATTCTCATCGTTGCACTTCTGATCTTCGGCAGGCGCCTGCCCGAGATCGCCCGCAGTGTCGGCAAGAGCCTCACCGAATTCAAGAAGGGGATCAACGAAGCGAAGGAGTCCTCCGACGAACTGGTCGACGACGTCCGCAAGGTCAAAGACGACGTCGTGAAGGACGCGAAAGACGCTTCGGGCATTGACGACCCCGATCTGAAAAGCTGA
- the tatC gene encoding twin-arginine translocase subunit TatC, translated as MKKQDPLSCTMSLGDHLEELRARLILAILGLAIGSIVALIFGTFVLRFIERPYKTAMRERIEKTELPRVQSETLAFLNLFFADLTERLASDPNAPEIDPDRVRFIQEVSVNAVETWTERMYGAAGNKDLPRDARLKVLGIPEAFTAYMKIALISGLILTCPWVFYQLWMFVAAGLYEHEQRYVRQAIPFSAALFIAGALFFLFVVAPLSLKFFLVFGDIIGVAANWTLEKYISFVTVLMLVFGLAFQTPIAIFVLVRTGLVALETLRGIRKYVILGMVVVSAIVTPPDVISQVTLAVPLYGLYELGMLLARLSIKKAEKKSRDAEGGA; from the coding sequence ATGAAGAAGCAGGATCCCCTAAGCTGCACGATGAGTTTAGGCGATCATCTCGAAGAGCTGCGCGCGCGACTGATCCTGGCGATCCTGGGTCTGGCGATCGGTTCCATCGTGGCCCTGATCTTCGGCACCTTCGTTCTGCGGTTCATCGAGCGGCCCTACAAAACTGCGATGCGTGAGCGGATTGAGAAGACGGAACTGCCGCGCGTGCAATCGGAGACCCTCGCCTTCCTCAATTTGTTCTTCGCCGACCTGACGGAACGCCTGGCGTCCGACCCGAATGCGCCGGAGATCGATCCGGACCGCGTCCGGTTCATCCAGGAGGTTTCGGTCAATGCCGTCGAGACCTGGACGGAGCGGATGTATGGCGCCGCCGGGAACAAAGACCTCCCGCGCGACGCGCGTCTGAAGGTGCTGGGCATCCCGGAGGCCTTCACGGCGTACATGAAGATCGCGTTGATCTCCGGCCTGATCCTGACCTGCCCGTGGGTGTTCTACCAGCTCTGGATGTTCGTCGCCGCCGGGCTCTACGAGCACGAACAACGTTACGTGCGTCAGGCAATCCCGTTCTCCGCTGCCCTCTTCATCGCCGGGGCCCTGTTCTTCCTGTTCGTTGTTGCGCCGCTGTCGCTGAAGTTCTTCCTGGTGTTCGGCGATATCATTGGGGTGGCGGCCAACTGGACGCTGGAGAAATATATCTCCTTCGTGACGGTGCTGATGCTGGTGTTCGGGCTGGCCTTCCAGACGCCGATTGCGATCTTCGTTCTGGTGCGGACGGGCTTGGTGGCGTTGGAGACCCTGCGCGGCATCCGCAAGTACGTCATTCTTGGAATGGTCGTCGTCTCGGCGATCGTCACGCCGCCGGACGTGATTTCGCAGGTCACGCTGGCGGTCCCGCTGTATGGCCTCTACGAACTGGGGATGTTGCTGGCCCGCTTGTCGATCAAGAAGGCCGAGAAGAAGAGCCGGGACGCCGAGGGCGGCGCCTGA
- the ppdK gene encoding pyruvate, phosphate dikinase, whose protein sequence is MAEKRVYFFGNGKAEGNAKMKELLGGKGANLAEMTNLGVPVPPGFTIATKVCGEYYKSGGKWPKGLAEEVAANLAKLEKAMGMRLGDPERPLLVSVRSGAASSMPGMMDTVLNLGLNDDVIEGIIRKTGNPRFAWDIYRRFIDMFGDVVMGCDHEYFEEKIHAAKKKAGVEVDSELSAEQLHAVVEEYKKVYKQHVGKMFPQDGMDQLKHAIDAVFGSWNGARAVRYRELNKITGLLGTAVNVQAMVFGNMGEDCGTGVCFTRNPSTGQKEFYGEFLMNAQGEDVVAGIRTPIELSKLNKVMPKAYKELTRLMTRLEKHYKDMQDMEFTIQEKKLYILQTRTGKRTAPAAVRIAVDMVNERLIPKKDAVMRVTPDQLDQLLHPHFDAKAKRDVIASGLPASPGAAVGQVVFTADTAEEWRDKGKKVILVRKETSPEDIGGMDAAEGILTAFGGMTSHAAVVARGMGKCCVAGVAGLNIDYVTKKFTTGKVTVKEGDWISLDGSKGEVIKGQVPTVEPELSGEFGKFMKICDQIRTLGIRTNADTPADSKRARDFGAEGIGLTRTEHMFFEGDRIWPVRQMILAADDYAAMLTNLDMAENDKARKAVEKEYSVAKKQFEGALKQLLPLQRGDFEGIFTAMAGLPVTVRLLDPPLHEFLPQDAASQAEMARRLGVKPKVVQEKVASLHEFNPMLGHRGCRLSITYPAIARMQGRAIIEAALNVKKKGKKVLPEIMIPLVGTVAELKIVKDDIVDEINAVFKERKAKIPYMVGTMIEVPRAALTADEIATEAQFFSFGTNDLTQMTMGFSRDDAGKFLGEYVRKGIYKDDPFQKLDQTGVGKLVEMGTKLGRKVRKNLKVGICGEHGGEPSSIEFCHRVGMNYVSCSPFRVPIARLAAAQAAVRNK, encoded by the coding sequence ATGGCAGAAAAACGAGTGTATTTCTTCGGCAACGGAAAGGCTGAAGGCAATGCCAAGATGAAAGAACTCTTGGGGGGCAAAGGGGCCAATCTTGCCGAAATGACCAATCTGGGCGTGCCGGTGCCTCCGGGCTTCACGATCGCCACGAAGGTCTGCGGCGAGTACTACAAGTCGGGCGGCAAGTGGCCGAAGGGGCTGGCCGAGGAAGTGGCGGCGAACCTGGCCAAGCTCGAGAAGGCGATGGGGATGCGTCTGGGCGACCCGGAGCGTCCGCTGCTGGTCAGCGTCCGCAGCGGGGCGGCGTCCTCGATGCCCGGCATGATGGACACGGTCCTGAACCTGGGTCTCAACGACGACGTGATCGAGGGAATCATCCGCAAGACCGGCAACCCGCGGTTCGCCTGGGACATTTATCGTCGGTTTATCGACATGTTCGGCGACGTCGTGATGGGCTGCGACCATGAATACTTCGAAGAGAAGATTCACGCGGCCAAGAAGAAGGCCGGCGTCGAGGTGGACAGCGAGCTCAGCGCCGAGCAGTTGCACGCCGTGGTGGAGGAGTACAAGAAGGTCTACAAGCAGCACGTCGGCAAGATGTTCCCGCAGGACGGGATGGATCAGCTCAAGCACGCGATCGACGCGGTGTTCGGCTCGTGGAACGGCGCCCGCGCCGTTCGCTATCGCGAGCTGAACAAGATCACCGGGCTGCTGGGCACCGCCGTCAACGTCCAGGCGATGGTCTTCGGCAACATGGGCGAGGATTGTGGCACGGGCGTCTGCTTCACGCGCAACCCCAGCACGGGCCAGAAGGAGTTCTACGGCGAATTCCTGATGAACGCCCAGGGCGAGGACGTCGTGGCCGGCATTCGCACGCCGATCGAGCTGAGCAAGCTCAACAAGGTGATGCCGAAGGCCTACAAAGAGCTGACCCGGCTGATGACGCGCCTGGAGAAGCACTACAAGGACATGCAGGATATGGAGTTCACCATCCAGGAGAAGAAGCTCTATATCCTTCAGACGCGCACCGGCAAGCGCACCGCGCCGGCGGCCGTCCGGATCGCCGTGGATATGGTCAACGAGCGGCTGATCCCGAAGAAGGACGCCGTGATGCGCGTGACGCCCGACCAGTTGGACCAGTTGCTGCACCCGCATTTCGACGCCAAGGCCAAACGCGACGTCATCGCCAGCGGTCTTCCCGCTTCGCCCGGCGCCGCCGTCGGCCAGGTGGTCTTCACGGCCGACACCGCCGAAGAATGGAGAGACAAGGGCAAGAAGGTCATCCTGGTCCGCAAAGAGACCAGCCCGGAAGACATCGGCGGGATGGACGCGGCCGAGGGTATCCTGACGGCGTTCGGCGGGATGACCAGCCACGCCGCTGTGGTCGCTCGCGGCATGGGCAAGTGCTGCGTCGCCGGTGTGGCCGGCCTCAATATCGACTATGTCACCAAGAAGTTCACGACCGGCAAGGTTACGGTCAAGGAAGGCGACTGGATCAGCCTTGACGGCTCCAAGGGCGAGGTGATCAAGGGGCAGGTCCCGACGGTCGAGCCGGAACTCAGCGGCGAATTCGGCAAGTTCATGAAGATTTGCGATCAGATTCGGACCCTGGGCATCCGCACCAACGCCGATACCCCGGCCGATTCGAAACGGGCCCGTGATTTCGGCGCCGAGGGCATCGGCCTGACGCGGACCGAGCATATGTTCTTCGAGGGCGATCGCATCTGGCCGGTGCGTCAGATGATTCTGGCCGCCGATGACTACGCCGCGATGTTGACGAACCTCGATATGGCCGAGAACGATAAGGCCAGGAAGGCCGTCGAGAAGGAATACAGCGTCGCCAAGAAGCAGTTCGAAGGCGCTCTCAAGCAGCTTCTGCCGCTGCAACGGGGCGATTTCGAGGGGATCTTCACCGCGATGGCGGGGCTGCCCGTGACGGTTCGGCTGCTGGACCCGCCGCTGCACGAGTTCCTGCCCCAGGATGCCGCCAGCCAGGCCGAGATGGCCCGCCGGCTGGGCGTCAAGCCGAAGGTCGTCCAGGAGAAGGTCGCGTCCCTGCACGAGTTCAACCCGATGCTGGGCCATCGTGGCTGCCGTCTGTCGATCACCTACCCGGCCATCGCCCGGATGCAGGGCCGTGCCATCATCGAAGCGGCCCTGAACGTGAAAAAGAAGGGCAAGAAGGTGTTGCCCGAGATCATGATCCCGCTGGTCGGCACCGTGGCCGAGCTGAAGATCGTCAAGGACGATATCGTCGATGAGATCAACGCGGTCTTCAAAGAGCGTAAGGCGAAGATCCCCTACATGGTCGGGACGATGATCGAGGTGCCCAGGGCCGCTCTGACGGCCGATGAGATCGCCACGGAGGCCCAGTTCTTCAGCTTCGGGACCAACGACCTGACGCAGATGACGATGGGCTTCTCCCGCGACGACGCCGGCAAGTTCCTCGGCGAGTACGTCCGCAAGGGCATCTACAAGGACGATCCCTTCCAGAAGCTGGATCAGACGGGCGTCGGCAAGCTCGTCGAGATGGGCACGAAGCTCGGCCGCAAGGTCCGCAAGAACCTGAAGGTCGGGATCTGCGGCGAGCACGGCGGCGAGCCCAGCAGCATCGAGTTTTGCCACCGCGTCGGCATGAATTACGTGTCCTGCTCGCCGTTCCGCGTACCGATCGCCCGGCTGGCGGCGGCCCAGGCGGCGGTCAGAAACAAGTAA
- a CDS encoding TolC family protein, which yields MTTEWRRCFTLCGAGHAILLAWGLCVLVLGMAGGCSREHYKAKADEEVYKIIENKWQDDFGQVANYRIQDADPNEVAVLEVVPPGGVLSLAEAVEIATRYSREYQSQKESLYLAALDLTLTRHRYAPQWFGTFDATYARNAAGEDITAGASGGVNQTFLFANGLQMTSGLAVDWARFLTGDPQTTLGSVLTSTLAFPLLGSGAGLSAWENLTQAERNVLYRIRTFNRYRQTFVVSIISDYYRVLQQRETVSIQEASYRRLVESTNQLRMEVEVGQRPAYDLGEAEQRLLSAEQSLVSARQRYEQTLDRFKIRLALPSDAHVSLDPNELTMLADLGISQPEYTEADATELALTRRLDLANTRDGLYDAERKLELAAKGLGVQLNLIGSANVASEPETKFASLQFDEGRYQLGLEADLPLDRKAERNAYRESLITVQQRYRNYDEQVDEIKLGVRQAYRDLAETAESYRIQQIGLNLAQRRVEVEKLSLQYGRGTVRLLLDSEDALVRAQNDVLGALVDHMIAKLSFFRDIGVLQVRPDGMWEQTAQ from the coding sequence GTGACGACTGAATGGCGAAGGTGCTTCACGTTGTGCGGGGCGGGGCACGCCATCCTGTTGGCCTGGGGGCTTTGCGTCCTCGTCCTGGGCATGGCCGGGGGATGCAGTCGCGAGCACTACAAGGCGAAGGCCGACGAGGAGGTCTACAAGATTATCGAAAACAAGTGGCAGGATGACTTCGGTCAGGTGGCCAACTACCGGATTCAGGACGCCGATCCGAACGAGGTGGCGGTCCTGGAGGTGGTCCCGCCCGGCGGCGTGCTGAGTCTGGCCGAGGCGGTGGAGATCGCCACGCGGTACAGCCGGGAGTATCAATCGCAGAAGGAGTCGCTGTACCTGGCGGCACTCGATCTGACGTTGACGCGGCACCGGTATGCACCGCAGTGGTTCGGAACGTTCGACGCAACCTATGCCCGCAACGCAGCGGGGGAAGACATCACGGCGGGGGCCTCCGGCGGCGTCAATCAGACGTTTCTCTTCGCCAACGGCCTGCAGATGACAAGCGGTTTGGCGGTGGACTGGGCACGGTTTCTGACCGGCGACCCGCAGACGACGCTGGGGTCGGTGCTCACCAGCACCCTGGCGTTTCCCTTGTTGGGTTCGGGGGCCGGCCTGTCGGCGTGGGAGAACCTGACGCAGGCCGAGCGGAATGTGCTGTATCGCATCCGCACGTTCAATCGCTATCGCCAGACCTTTGTCGTCTCGATCATCAGCGACTATTACCGGGTCCTGCAACAGAGAGAGACCGTTTCGATCCAGGAGGCGAGCTATCGTCGGCTGGTGGAGTCAACGAACCAGTTGCGGATGGAGGTGGAGGTGGGCCAGCGGCCCGCGTACGATCTGGGCGAGGCCGAGCAGCGGCTGCTTTCGGCCGAACAGAGCCTGGTTTCGGCCCGCCAGCGCTACGAGCAGACGCTGGACCGCTTCAAGATTCGCCTGGCCCTGCCGAGCGACGCCCACGTCTCGCTGGACCCGAACGAGCTGACGATGCTGGCCGATCTCGGGATCAGCCAGCCGGAGTATACCGAGGCAGACGCCACGGAGTTGGCCTTGACACGGCGTCTGGATCTGGCCAACACGCGAGATGGACTCTACGACGCCGAGCGGAAGCTGGAATTGGCCGCCAAGGGCCTGGGGGTCCAGTTGAACCTGATCGGCAGCGCCAACGTCGCCTCGGAGCCGGAGACAAAGTTCGCGTCGCTCCAGTTCGACGAAGGACGCTATCAGCTCGGGCTGGAGGCGGATCTGCCGCTCGATCGCAAGGCCGAGCGGAACGCCTATCGCGAGTCCCTGATCACGGTTCAACAGCGCTATCGCAACTACGACGAGCAGGTCGATGAGATCAAGCTCGGCGTGCGCCAGGCGTATCGCGACCTGGCGGAGACCGCCGAGAGCTATCGTATTCAACAGATCGGTCTGAATCTGGCGCAGCGGCGCGTGGAGGTCGAGAAGCTGTCGCTTCAGTACGGGCGGGGCACCGTGCGACTGCTGCTCGATTCCGAAGACGCGCTCGTTCGGGCGCAGAACGACGTCCTGGGCGCCCTGGTCGATCACATGATTGCGAAGCTGAGCTTCTTTCGGGATATCGGGGTGCTACAAGTCAGACCGGACGGCATGTGGGAGCAGACGGCACAATGA
- a CDS encoding HlyD family efflux transporter periplasmic adaptor subunit → MKHEKGNQAKPSSPSQPHQSKGARRPRKRRWVIPLVFLVVVAGVSALVASIKLDASAAGTSGNTFTARRDDLIITVTEGGSIRAHKSIEYRCEVESRGAQVTILDIVPPGTYVTEEDVRNGMALVKLDSSALEEQLEREKMELSGDQENVTSAREAYDIQVIQNESDIAEGRLRVRFALMDLQKYLGAELAERLTRDANEATDLTRHVSPFLAEVRDDPNLLDGSAAGQELKRFNDDIVLAAGNLKNAQSRLAGTEKLYDANYVSRLDLDGDRLTVTNREFSAQNAVVNLDLFLRYDFPKNAEQNLSDYIEAGRRLERTYAQCRSRLAQAQARLANAQERFRAQQTRVNDLEQQIANCTIRAKAPGLVIYGTGGSGDAFRAMRGRGGGGSGIIAEGEVVFQGQTLISMPNTAAMVAEIGVHETEVDKVSPGQPATIVMDAFPDRVLHGEVLEVAPLPDQQRGWMNPDLKIYTTLVRIDGRHDFLRTRMSCKVEILVRELHDVVIVPIQVVANRQGRKICYVATPQGPQEREVETGAFNDTFVQIVSGLEAGEEVLMNPPSITESGAASSFRERAQRPVPGAGGGTDAPSPGTPGGDAVERAPDRPGLPGAGEGPGETTPRRPRGGADLPGAAEMTPEQRQQMMERPPRQGGGPGMPGGAEMTPEQRQQMMERMRREVGEMTPEQRQQMMERFQRQGGGRGPRGDGASGQAAPPSGGGDATPATPAPTPPTN, encoded by the coding sequence ATGAAACATGAAAAAGGCAACCAAGCGAAACCAAGTTCGCCGAGTCAACCTCATCAATCGAAGGGGGCCCGACGGCCCCGGAAGCGGCGCTGGGTGATCCCGCTGGTCTTCCTCGTTGTCGTGGCCGGTGTCTCGGCGCTCGTCGCTTCGATCAAACTGGACGCCAGCGCCGCCGGGACGTCGGGCAACACGTTCACGGCGCGTCGCGACGACCTGATCATTACGGTGACCGAAGGCGGCAGCATTCGCGCGCACAAGTCGATTGAATACCGCTGCGAAGTCGAATCGCGCGGCGCGCAGGTCACGATCCTCGACATCGTCCCTCCCGGAACATATGTCACTGAGGAGGATGTGAGGAACGGCATGGCTTTGGTCAAGCTGGATTCCTCGGCTTTGGAAGAACAGCTTGAGCGCGAGAAGATGGAGCTTTCCGGCGACCAGGAGAATGTGACCAGCGCCAGGGAGGCCTACGACATCCAGGTGATTCAGAATGAGAGCGATATCGCCGAGGGGCGGCTGCGGGTTCGGTTCGCCCTGATGGATCTCCAGAAATACCTGGGGGCCGAGTTGGCAGAGAGGCTGACGCGAGACGCTAATGAGGCGACGGATCTGACCCGACACGTTTCGCCGTTTCTTGCCGAGGTGCGTGACGACCCGAATCTGCTGGACGGGTCGGCGGCCGGGCAGGAGCTCAAACGGTTCAACGATGACATCGTTCTGGCGGCGGGCAACCTGAAGAACGCCCAGTCGCGGCTGGCCGGCACGGAGAAGCTTTATGACGCCAACTACGTTTCCCGGCTCGATCTGGACGGGGACCGGCTGACGGTCACCAACCGTGAGTTTTCCGCACAGAACGCCGTGGTCAATCTCGACCTGTTTCTCCGCTACGATTTCCCCAAGAACGCCGAGCAAAACCTGAGCGACTACATCGAAGCCGGGCGGCGGCTGGAACGGACATACGCCCAGTGCCGTTCGCGTCTGGCGCAGGCCCAAGCCCGGCTGGCCAACGCGCAGGAGCGCTTCCGGGCGCAGCAGACGCGGGTCAACGACCTCGAGCAGCAGATCGCCAACTGCACGATTCGCGCCAAGGCGCCGGGCCTGGTCATCTACGGCACCGGTGGCAGCGGCGATGCCTTTCGGGCGATGCGAGGCCGGGGGGGCGGCGGCAGTGGCATTATTGCCGAGGGTGAAGTGGTCTTCCAGGGCCAGACGCTGATCTCGATGCCGAACACCGCGGCGATGGTGGCCGAGATCGGCGTCCACGAGACGGAGGTGGACAAGGTCTCTCCGGGCCAGCCGGCCACGATCGTGATGGACGCCTTTCCCGACCGGGTGCTGCACGGCGAGGTGCTCGAAGTGGCGCCGCTGCCGGACCAGCAGCGAGGTTGGATGAACCCCGACCTGAAGATCTACACGACCCTCGTGCGGATCGACGGAAGGCATGATTTTCTGCGGACGAGGATGTCCTGCAAGGTCGAGATCCTCGTGCGCGAGCTGCACGACGTTGTCATCGTGCCCATTCAGGTGGTGGCCAACCGCCAGGGGCGGAAGATCTGCTATGTTGCGACGCCGCAGGGGCCGCAGGAGCGTGAGGTCGAGACCGGCGCGTTCAACGATACCTTCGTTCAGATCGTCAGCGGTCTGGAGGCCGGGGAAGAGGTTCTGATGAATCCCCCGTCGATCACGGAGTCCGGCGCCGCTTCGTCGTTCCGTGAACGCGCGCAGAGGCCGGTGCCCGGCGCCGGCGGTGGAACAGACGCCCCGTCGCCCGGAACGCCGGGTGGGGATGCCGTCGAACGGGCCCCGGATCGTCCTGGATTGCCGGGCGCAGGAGAGGGCCCCGGCGAGACGACGCCGAGGCGCCCGCGAGGCGGCGCCGATCTTCCGGGCGCCGCCGAGATGACGCCGGAGCAGCGCCAGCAAATGATGGAACGCCCGCCGCGTCAGGGCGGCGGCCCTGGAATGCCGGGCGGTGCGGAGATGACACCCGAACAAAGGCAGCAGATGATGGAACGAATGCGTCGCGAAGTAGGCGAGATGACGCCGGAGCAGCGGCAGCAGATGATGGAGCGATTCCAGCGTCAAGGCGGTGGGCGCGGTCCTCGCGGCGACGGTGCGTCGGGACAGGCGGCGCCGCCGAGCGGCGGGGGAGATGCGACGCCGGCAACACCTGCGCCGACGCCGCCGACGAATTAA